TGGCGCAGGTTCCAGTTGTCGATGCCGCCGCCGATGTTGTCGCTGAAATCGGTCTTGAGCAGGCTCGGTGCACCACAGGCGTACTCGACGATTTCGATGCCGCGGGTGACTTCGCCGTGGGCGTCGGACAGCACCTTGCCGTGTTCGCGACTGATGATTTGCGCCAGTTCGTCATGATGACGGTCCAGTAGTTCCTTGAACTTGAACATGACGCGCGAACGGCGCAATGACGACTGTTCGGACCAGACCGGGAACGCCGAGAGCGCCGACGCGACCGCCGCTTCGACGGTCCCCGGTTCGGCCAGCGCCACCCGAGCCTGCACCGCGCCGGTGGCTGGGTTGAAGACATTGCTGAACCGGGCGGCGTCGTTGTCATGCACGCGACCGTTGATGTAATGGCCTATAACCGGGGTGTCGCTCATGGTGCGGGTTCTCCGTGCGGATTCTGTGGGTCAGAGGTCGAGCAGCCAGCTGTGCTGCGGATCGTTATGGAACTGCCAGACCCGCTTCGGACCGGCCATGACGTTCAGGTAGTAAGACTCGTACCCGTAAGGCACGCTGACCGGGTGATAACCCTTGGGTACGACCACCAGATCGCTGTTTTCCACGGCCATGGCCTGGTCGATGCTGCGGTCGTCGGTATAGACCCGCTGGAACACGAAGCCCTGGGACGGGTTGACCTGGTGGTAATAGGTCTCTTCAAGAAAGCTTTGATGCGGCAAGTCATCGGTGTCGTGCTTGTGCGGCGGGTAGCTGGACGAATGACCTGACGGCGTGCGCACTTCCACCACCAGCAGCGAATGGGCCGGTTCGCTGTCGGGCAGGATGTCGCAGACGTAGCGGGTATTGGCGCCCTTGCCGCGCACACTGCGCTTCATGCTCTCGGGACGGATCAGCCGTGGCCCGTATTCATTCGAGGCAGCACCCGGCGCTGCGCACACCGCCACCTGCACGTCGCTCAACGCGGTGACCTGGGCCTGGCTGCCGGGCGGCAGGTACGCGGCGTAAGGGGATTTATCCTCGAACACTGACTGGCGATCGCCGAGGTTGTCCCAGTCGAAGGCGCCCTGTCCCGGCGCTTCGCCCTTGAGATGGATACGGCCGCTGAGCAGTACCACGCACAACTCCTTGTCCCCGGCAGCCACCGGAAGGGTTTCGCCAAGGCTCAGGCGGTAAGCGCCGAAACCGACGTATTCCAGCGCGTCGCGCGGCAGTTCGACCATGGTTCGGCCGCCAGGATTGCTCTTGATCAAAAGGCTCATGCCGGGATCCTCTCTTGCAACAGGGCACGCAGCGTGTCGTAGCCCTTCTTGGCGTAGATATAACTCGGCGCCACCGCGGGGTCCTGCTCGGCTTCCACCACCAGCCACCCCTGATAATCGGCAGCCAGCAGCACGTCCAGCAAGGCGGCGAAATCGATATCGCCATCCCCCGGCACCGTGAACGTGCCATTGATGATGCAGTCAGGGAAACTCCAGAGGTTGTTGCGCGCCAGTTGCACAACAGGTTTGCGCACGTCCTTGAAGTGCACATGGCAGATGCGCTCGATGTGTTTGCGCAGCACTTGCAACGGTTCGCCGCCGCCCATGTAGCAATGGCCCGAGTCGAACAACAGGCCGACCTCGCTGCCGGTCAAGGCCATGAGTTTGTCGATGTCCGAAGGTGATTCGACGTAGGCACCCATGTGGTGGTGATACGCCAGGCGCACGCCTTGGGACAGCGTGAAGCGCGCCAGTTCGGTCAGCTTGTCGGCGTAGGTTTGCCAGGCTTCGTCGGTATGAAAGCGTGGCCGTTCGATCAACGGGATGCGCTGGCCCTGGATGGAATCGGCGACTTCGCCGTAGACCAGCACCGTCGCGCCGTTCTGCGCCAACAGCTCGACATGGCTGGCGATCGCGTCGATTTCCTCGGCCGCCGAACGTCGCGCGAGGCGGCTGGAGTACCAGCCGGAGACCAACGCCAAATCATATGGACGCAACACGTCCCCGACGCCCTTGGCATCCTTGGGGAATTTGCCGTTGAGCTCAAAACCTTCGTAGCCGATTTCCTTGCCTTCGCTCAGCGCCGTGCTCAACGGCGTCTCGCCACCCAGGGACGGCAAGTCGTCGTTGCTCCAGGAAATCGGGTTGATGCCAATTCGAATAGCGGGCATGGCTGCACCTTTTTTGTTGTTTTCTCTAATGTTCAACCGATCACCTGTGGCGAGGGAGCTTGCTCCCGCTCGGCTGCGCAGCAGTCGCAAACTTATGGTTGCGGTTTATCTGTTGAATCGGGGTGGCTGACTTTGGGACTGCTTTGCAGTCCAGCGGGAGCAAGCTCCCTCGCCACAAGAGCCGGCGCAACATCCATCAAGCACGGGCGCTGCGCCAGGCCTCGATCAATTCCACAAACCTGCCCTGCACGTCCCGAATCAACGTTTCATCATCGATTTCCCCGGCCAACCAGGCCCGGCTCGGTTCTTGGAAAATCGTCCGGCCCACGGCAAAACCCCGGCACGTGGTGCTTTGGCTGGCTTGCCGAAAACCTTCGGCCAGCGCGGCGGCGGGCGCGTTGAGGCCCAGCAGCACCACGCCCCGGCAATACGGGTCACGCGCCTGGATCAGTTCGTCGAGTTGCTTCCACTCATCGCAGGTCTGGGCTTCGATTTTCCACCACGCCGGGAAGATCCCCAGGTTGTAGAGGCGCTTGAGCGCGCGATAGAGCACGTCCGGATGGGCCGAGGGGTGATCCTTCGGCGGAATGACTTCCAGCAGCAATTCATGGCCGCTAACCTGGGAGGCCTTGTACAAGCCCATCAGTTGCGCCTCCTGTTCCAGGCGCAGCAGCGGCTCGTCATCGGGGTGGAATTGCACCAGGCACTTGATAATTTGTTCCTGCGGCCAGGCGATCAGGTTGCTGCCAATGGACCGTCCATGCTCGAAGGCCAGTGGCCGCGAACCTTGGACCTCCACCGGACGCGCCACCCACCAGCCACGTCCGGTGGCGGCGTTCAACGAGTCCTGGCCGAAACGCTGGTCGGCCAACAGGCCGACGTCGGCATCGATGCCCTGGCGTTGCAGGTCGGCCTCGACCCGCTCCACGGCCTGGATGAACAGTTGTTTGAGCTGGCCGATGCTGTCGAGGTCGCGCCCGCTCTTCTGGGCCAATTCCACCAACTGCCAACGATGGTCGAAGGCAAAAACGAACAGCTGCTTCCAGATCTTGCGCGGTACGCTGACCTGATGCAGTCGTTGCAACACGACGTCCTGGTCCGGCCGGGTGATCGGTACCGGGCTGTCGAATAAGTACTCGAGTTCGGCCCGGGTCGGCATGGCCGGGGCACAGGCGTGGCGCGACACCACCAGACCACCACAGGCATTGGCCAACTGGCAGCAGCGCTCATCGCTCGCGTCCTCCAGCCAACCGGCGAGGAAGCCCGACATGAACGCGTCACCCGCGCCGAGCACGTTCAGCACCTCGACCCGCACGCCGGGATAGATGTCGCCGTCCTCCAGTCGGTTCGCAATCTCGCCGTGGATCACCGTGCAACCCTGCGGGCCGAGCTTGACCACCAGGGTGGCCGCCGTCAGCGAGCGTACGGTGCGCAGCGCGGTCAGCAAGTCTTCGCTGCCGCCGGCAATCAAAAACTCTTCTTCGGTGCCGACGATCAGGTCGAAACGCGGCAGGATGCCTTGGACGTGCTGGCTGACTTTGCGGTCGGCGACAAAACGGGTTTCCCCATCGGCCTTGCTCGCCAAGCCCCAGAGCACCGGGCGGTAATCGATGTCGAGGACGCGCTTGACCTGATGTTTCTCGGCAAAGTCCAGCGCCTGGATACTCGCCTCGTAGACGCCTTCGGTGGAGAAATGCGTGCCGGTGATCAGCAGCGCCTTGCTGGACGCGATGAACGCCTCGTCGATGTCTTCGGCCCGTAGCGCCATGTCCGCGCAGTTTTCCCGGTAGAACACCAGGGGGAAGGTTTCCCGGTCCTTGATCCCCAAAAGGACCATGGCCGTCAGGCGTTCAGGATCGACTTTTATGCCGCTGACATCGCAACCTTCACGCGCCAGGGACTGGACCAGAAAACGCCCCATGTGATCATCGCCTACCCGGCTCAGCATCGCCGACTTGAGTCCCAGGCGGGCCGTGCCGAAGGCGATGTTGGCAGACGAGCCGCCGAGGTATTTGGCAAAACTGCTGACATCTTCCAGGCGCGCGCCGATTTGCTGCGCGTAGAGATCGACGCCCAGGCGTCCGAGGCAGATCACATCCAATTGACGCCCACTGGCAAAACGAGTCTGGCCCATGCTGGCTCCTGTTATTTTTATCAGCCTGCGCTTGGCGCCGGAACCGACGCCAACGCTTTGTTGGAAGCAGACTAAAACGAGCGGGCGGCAATAATCAATATTTATTCCATAAATTTTTATCATGGAATATTTTTTCCAATACGCTACTGCTCAAGCGAGCCAGACGCAGTGCATCGTTTCAGCAGGCGTTACAACGTTGTCTGCCGCTGATTTTCCCAGCGCCTACGCTGTAGACTGCGACCAGCCAACCTATTGTCGAGGGCCTACCCGATCTGCGGGGTGCCCTATAAGAACAAGCCAGAAGGATTTCCTATGACCCGCCCCGATCTGCCGGCGCCGTCCGAGAGCGCGTCCGAAGCCGCCCTCCCCAGCCCACCGGTCAACGCCGAGCGGCTGTTGCAACTGATTACCGAGGAATACGAAAGCCTGCCGCGCCAGCTCAAACGCATCGCCAGCTACATGAGCCAGCAAAGCGACCGGATCATGGTCGACCGCATCAGCGACATCGCCCGGGAGTGCGAAGTACACCCGTCGGCCATCGTCAGGTTTTCGCAACGCTTCGGTTTCAGCGGCTTCAGCGAAATGCAGGCACTGTTTCGCGAGGCGTATACCCACAAGACCACGCCGGTACAGAACTACCAGCAACGCATTCGCAGCATGATCGCCAACAAGTCGCAGAAAGCCAGCGCCGGCGACCTGGCACGCGAATGCGTCAATGCCACACTGTCGGGCATCGAGCGCCTGGGGCTCGAGCTGGACGACGAAGCGTTCGAAAAGGCCGTCGACCTGGTGGTCAACGCCGATAACATCTATGTCGTCGGTGTACGCCGTTCATTCGCGGTGGCCGATTACCTGGTCTACAACCTGCAACACACCAACAAGCGCATCCATTTGGTCTCCGGCCTGGGCGGCAGTTATCGCGAGCAGATGCGCAGCGTGCGGGCCAACGACCTGGTCATCGCCATCAGCTTTACGCCCTACGGCAAGGAAACCCAGCATTGCCTGCGCATCGCCCAGCATCACCAGGCCAAGACACTGATCATCACTGACAGCAACCTGTCGCCCCTGGCCAAGCGGGCCAATGCGGTATTGTTGGTGAATGAAGGCAGCTCGTTCGCGTTCCGTTCCTTGAGTGCCACGTTGTGCCTGTGCCAGGCGTTGTTCATTGCCGTGGCGTACCGGCTGGAACTCAAGGTCGATGAAATC
The Pseudomonas marvdashtae genome window above contains:
- the iolB gene encoding 5-deoxy-glucuronate isomerase, which produces MSLLIKSNPGGRTMVELPRDALEYVGFGAYRLSLGETLPVAAGDKELCVVLLSGRIHLKGEAPGQGAFDWDNLGDRQSVFEDKSPYAAYLPPGSQAQVTALSDVQVAVCAAPGAASNEYGPRLIRPESMKRSVRGKGANTRYVCDILPDSEPAHSLLVVEVRTPSGHSSSYPPHKHDTDDLPHQSFLEETYYHQVNPSQGFVFQRVYTDDRSIDQAMAVENSDLVVVPKGYHPVSVPYGYESYYLNVMAGPKRVWQFHNDPQHSWLLDL
- the iolE gene encoding myo-inosose-2 dehydratase, coding for MPAIRIGINPISWSNDDLPSLGGETPLSTALSEGKEIGYEGFELNGKFPKDAKGVGDVLRPYDLALVSGWYSSRLARRSAAEEIDAIASHVELLAQNGATVLVYGEVADSIQGQRIPLIERPRFHTDEAWQTYADKLTELARFTLSQGVRLAYHHHMGAYVESPSDIDKLMALTGSEVGLLFDSGHCYMGGGEPLQVLRKHIERICHVHFKDVRKPVVQLARNNLWSFPDCIINGTFTVPGDGDIDFAALLDVLLAADYQGWLVVEAEQDPAVAPSYIYAKKGYDTLRALLQERIPA
- a CDS encoding bifunctional 5-dehydro-2-deoxygluconokinase/5-dehydro-2-deoxyphosphogluconate aldolase yields the protein MGQTRFASGRQLDVICLGRLGVDLYAQQIGARLEDVSSFAKYLGGSSANIAFGTARLGLKSAMLSRVGDDHMGRFLVQSLAREGCDVSGIKVDPERLTAMVLLGIKDRETFPLVFYRENCADMALRAEDIDEAFIASSKALLITGTHFSTEGVYEASIQALDFAEKHQVKRVLDIDYRPVLWGLASKADGETRFVADRKVSQHVQGILPRFDLIVGTEEEFLIAGGSEDLLTALRTVRSLTAATLVVKLGPQGCTVIHGEIANRLEDGDIYPGVRVEVLNVLGAGDAFMSGFLAGWLEDASDERCCQLANACGGLVVSRHACAPAMPTRAELEYLFDSPVPITRPDQDVVLQRLHQVSVPRKIWKQLFVFAFDHRWQLVELAQKSGRDLDSIGQLKQLFIQAVERVEADLQRQGIDADVGLLADQRFGQDSLNAATGRGWWVARPVEVQGSRPLAFEHGRSIGSNLIAWPQEQIIKCLVQFHPDDEPLLRLEQEAQLMGLYKASQVSGHELLLEVIPPKDHPSAHPDVLYRALKRLYNLGIFPAWWKIEAQTCDEWKQLDELIQARDPYCRGVVLLGLNAPAAALAEGFRQASQSTTCRGFAVGRTIFQEPSRAWLAGEIDDETLIRDVQGRFVELIEAWRSARA
- a CDS encoding MurR/RpiR family transcriptional regulator: MTRPDLPAPSESASEAALPSPPVNAERLLQLITEEYESLPRQLKRIASYMSQQSDRIMVDRISDIARECEVHPSAIVRFSQRFGFSGFSEMQALFREAYTHKTTPVQNYQQRIRSMIANKSQKASAGDLARECVNATLSGIERLGLELDDEAFEKAVDLVVNADNIYVVGVRRSFAVADYLVYNLQHTNKRIHLVSGLGGSYREQMRSVRANDLVIAISFTPYGKETQHCLRIAQHHQAKTLIITDSNLSPLAKRANAVLLVNEGSSFAFRSLSATLCLCQALFIAVAYRLELKVDEIHEQVGFED